The genomic region TTCAACTTTACAATATTCTTATtggttcatttatttttttatgaaacaaaTGATCTCTCTTATATCTCATCAACTAATTTtcatcaatataataattaatgaatttatcatcttcttcgtctcttcttccttctcatatatatcttatcgttattaataaattatgtacAATCTCACAAACAACAAACGGAGGAACCTAATTACATCATTGCAGCTGTAATTCTCACACTTCGCTATTTACAGGTACTACTTGGTTTTTTACAGAATCGTTCCATCTTTTCTGtgtatatctgtgtatgtatatatgcgtttGTGTAAtaagtgtatttttttttttcttgttaactTTCTTTCACGTATATTCTATCTTTAAGAAACCAAACAAACGCCTATCGTCACCTACTCTCAGGAACTGCAACCTCTGGCATGCTGTGCATTGTGATCTAGCTGGTTGTGGTCGGAGTCTCCTGGATGGCTAAAGTTTGCGAAGGCGTGGATGATGAGTCacctaaataataattataataataataataataataataaatagacaataaaaaaattattggacTATGTCATGATTGTCTCTTGTAAGTGTTATTACGTAATCAATATCTAATTAACCAAATTATGCTgttttcttcttgtcttttactctttctagaaaatatatatatgtatatatatatatatatatatatatatatatatatatatatatatatatatatatataaaagagatgtATGTCAAAGATGAGATAATTTTACCCAAGAGAGCAGCCTCTAAGTCTCCTAGGATTTCCGTTTCCTTGGGATCAATAAGATTGAAGCGTTGATTAAGGAGAGTGAGGTGAGCAAATACACAATTGAGGTGAGCGTGCAACCCCAAGAGTGCCACCTCTCGGAAGTGGCAGTGGTAAATGTGTGCCACCACATGGTACAGTAGCCGCAGGATCTTACGCACTATTGATTCGAATGAACTTGGAAATTCATttgctgaaaaaaaaatcataattaaaccACTACAGTATTGGATATGTGATTATcctgaaatattaaaaaaaagaaggccagagtaatttatgtatatatttatattcattaaatatatttatttacataaattaattatgtacAAGCTTACCATATTTAGTAGGAAATATAGTTTCATCGCTAACGGTGCGTTGTGTGAATGTCATAACATAATCTATATACTGTGGCGCTGCCACCCTCGTTTTCTTACCCTTCTCGTCAAACCATAAATATGTCCtgcaaaaaaatacattttaggATTTAAACTACATATTTCGTTATGATATCAtgatatatcttattaatttaatatatatttttgatacattaatgttacatttttttaaataaatttttaaacaggaataaattaacaaacaattcatttattattctctataaa from Vespa velutina chromosome 20, iVesVel2.1, whole genome shotgun sequence harbors:
- the LOC124955991 gene encoding MOB kinase activator-like 2 isoform X5 yields the protein MFGLGSRKVLKYSAIDPSLSIDVEDTVTCFCRKARRKEKDAGTTEDPKLYLEEATLERQLPELDLRMLVDLPPGLDYNEWLASHTLALFDHINLVYGTISEFCTMTGCPDMTGPGLRTYLWFDEKGKKTRVAAPQYIDYVMTFTQRTVSDETIFPTKYANEFPSSFESIVRKILRLLYHVVAHIYHCHFREVALLGLHAHLNCVFAHLTLLNQRFNLIDPKETEILGDLEAALLGDSSSTPSQTLAIQETPTTTS
- the LOC124955991 gene encoding MOB kinase activator-like 2 isoform X4, with the translated sequence MRCRTRTGTRRISLSLSLSLSLSLSFSAVAHEASTRTSVSRCLRDGENIIFVGARKARRKEKDAGTTEDPKLYLEEATLERQLPELDLRMLVDLPPGLDYNEWLASHTLALFDHINLVYGTISEFCTMTGCPDMTGPGLRTYLWFDEKGKKTRVAAPQYIDYVMTFTQRTVSDETIFPTKYANEFPSSFESIVRKILRLLYHVVAHIYHCHFREVALLGLHAHLNCVFAHLTLLNQRFNLIDPKETEILGDLEAALLGDSSSTPSQTLAIQETPTTTS